One Purpureocillium takamizusanense chromosome 1, complete sequence genomic window carries:
- a CDS encoding uncharacterized protein (COG:S~EggNog:ENOG503P5FG), with protein sequence MVVQTRKRKAAQEQAAAAAGSSTSNSTSNATASKKQKLPVRSKEGEAVEEVAGNGAKRPVKAAGKAAKAKKSNIVTFDDDGNADGELVVPSAAKAQEEERKMKAQEKKEEEEEEDSDEDAAPEAVSTVKAASESKKSAQAAQKAAREQAAAERKKRQERDALLKKQAEERKQAEKEAKAAAAAAAAPPQDGGDGPDSMSDSGKPAAVKAAAGARRRGEKMAIPDVLPDEFLTESSDDGDDGDEDGSSSSRHRKPAARNVAAVERRLARQDRGPRDEQLGSTVFRVSRAEDARMAPKAKAYSKSTKELLLKRNRTPVKPRGGFLTAKK encoded by the exons atggtcgtCCAGACGCGCAAGCGAAAGGCCGCCcaggagcaggccgccgccgccgccggcagcagcaccagcaacagcaccagcaacgccacggccagcaaAAAGCAGAAGCTGCCCGTACGGTCAAAGGAAGGGGAAGCAGTAGAAGAAGTAGCAGGCAATGGCGCGAAGCGACCCGTCAAGGCAGCTGGAAAGGCGGCAAAGGCCAAAAAGAGCAACATCGTCAcgtttgacgacgacggcaacgcaGATGGCGAGCTGGTAGTCCCCTCCGCGGCGAAGgcccaggaggaggagaggaaaaTGAAAGCACAGGAAAagaaggaggaagaggaggaggaggacagcgATGAAGATGCCGCTCCCGAGGCAGTGTCTACGGTAAAGGCAGCGTCCGAGAGTAAGAAGTCGGCACAGGCGGCGCAAAAGGCAGCGCGCGA gcaagcagcagccgaGAGAAAGAAGCGTCAGGagcgcgacgccctcctgaagaagcaggccgaggagcgcaagcAAGCCGAAAAGGAGGCcaaagctgccgccgccgccgccgccgcgcctccgcaAGACGGAGGCGATGGCCCTGACTCCATGTCCGACTCCGGCaagccggccgccgtcaaggcagcggccggggccaggagacgaggcgagaAGATGGCGATCCCGGACGTGCTCCCCGACGAGTTCCTGACGGAGTCatccgacgacggcgatgacggcgacgaagacggcagcagcagcagcaggcacaggaagccggcggcgagaaaCGTCGCGGCCGTAGAGAGGCGGCTTGCGCGGCAGGATAGGGGCCCGAGGGACGAGCAGCTTGGGTCGACCGTCTTCCGCGTGAGCAgggccgaggacgcgcgcatggcgcccaaggccaaggcctACTCCAAGAGCACCAAGGAATTGCTGCTCAAGAGGAACAGGACGCCGGTGAAGCCCCGGGGTGGGTTTCTCACCGCCAAGAAGTGA
- a CDS encoding uncharacterized protein (EggNog:ENOG503P77U), which yields MAARPCSRAACRLSLLGPQSASSSSPSTWLRTHVISSHPLLSHKLAPVLPCCRPVTAHQARRYAAPRAPKAVSPSAASNPVFTLDEIPLSALEAVVTRNGDAFSALSAEDYYRHAQAFVAAIKNGASPWAVTLTGRDAIPAETLHQLACIMRQIRGPRSADALATSLWSSASALGHRAATLSLARQLIRSGSFARMPQLRPVEERFRRLVDGAAAANDADALTAQGELLFEQGRFEPAAATLRRALQVGSAGAGGFEWRLHCEFCHGKALLKLGRRDEAMSILEALAAAGFAEADVELGQLLRGTDREAAEQHFYAAACNGRRDMFSHLSEMALEQEGSVEDRRRWALEWSRLADPRAEY from the exons ATGGCAGCACGACCatgctcgagggcggcgtgccgccTCTCATTACTCGGACCACAGTCtgcctcctcatcatcgccttcCACATGGCTCCGTACACACGTCATCTCTTCACATCCCCTCCTCTCTCACAAGCTCGCGCCAGTCCTCCCATGCTGTCGACCAGTCACAGCACACCAAGCGAGACGCTACGCCGCTCCCCGCGCGCCCAAGGCCGTCTCcccatcggcggcgagcaacCCCGTCTTCACCCTCGACGAGATCCCCCTCTCCGCGTTGGAGGCTGTCGTCACGCGCAACGGAGACGCGTTCAGCGCCCTCTCCGCGGAGGACTACTACCGCCACGCGCAGGCGTTTGTCGCGGCGATCAAGAACGGCGCGAGCCCCTGGGCGGTGACCCTCACAGGCC gCGATGCCATACCCGCAGAGACACTCCACCAGCTGGCCTGCATCATGCGCCAGATCCGCGGgccgcgcagcgccgacgccctggccacGTCGCTCTGGTCCTCGGCCTCTGCTCTTggccaccgcgccgccacgctctCCCTCGCGCGGCAGCTCATCCGCTCCGGCTCCTTCGCGCGCATGCCCCAGCTGCGACCCGTGGAGGAGCGCTtccggcggctcgtcgacggggccgccgccgccaacgacgccgacgcgctcaCCGCCCAGGGGGAGCTGCTGTTCGAGCAGGGCCGCttcgagcccgccgccgcgaccctCCGCCGCGCGCTGCAGGTCGGttccgccggcgccggagggTTCGAGTGGCGGCTGCACTGTGAGTTTTGCCACGGAAAGGCGCTCCTCAAGCTGGGCCGGCGGGACGAGGCGATGAGCATCTTGGAGGCGCTTGCCGCAGCGGGCTTCGCGGAGGCGGACGTGGAGCTTGGCCAGTTGCTGAGGGGGACGGACCGCGAAGCTGCCGAACAGCACTTCTACGCAGCGGCGTGCAACGGCAGGCGGGACATGTTCAGCCATCTGTCGGAGATGGCTCTGGAGCAGGAGGGCTCTGTGGAGgatcggcggcgctgggcctTGGAATGGTCGCGCCTGGCAGATCCGCGGGCCGAGTACTGA
- a CDS encoding uncharacterized protein (COG:L~COG:T~EggNog:ENOG503NVGR), giving the protein MAGPRVIYWFRTDLRLHDSPALQAALDLEPAVLWPIFTWDPHYVYRARGGLNRWQFLLDCQNDLSRSLTRLNPKSKLFVLREGPQTLLPKLFKAWKVTHLVFEKDTDAYARERDQAVVEAAEKAGVKVVMRSGRTLWDSDEIVANHDGKPTMSMSQLQAAAKKIGSVPRPVPPPKRLPDPGEMPVDFEQDQPDTDPDFNATRRTENDTGYSKIAGPKGDFAIETMEELGFPPATTPHKGGEGVALKRLDAIVKDTKYTATFEKPKTSPAQFEPQSTTLLSPFLHFGALSVREFYWRVQDVVEEYGKGASSPPASLIGQLLFRDMYFAAQATIGQAFGQTAMNPHCRFVPWHLASKRDPDTGIITGEYHVDSKEADTWFKRWRAGVTGFPWIDALMRQLCEEGWIHHLGRHSVACFLTRGGCYVDWERGAEVFEEWLLDHEPACNIGNWQWLSCTAFFSQYYRCYSPISFGQKWDKNGDFIRRWVPELKDLDAKYIYEPWKAPIQDQKKAGVRVTGDGLSSNDKGTYPKPMFDFSHRRNVCLSAMKTAYDVGLHGNDEKVLDGTWRELFPSPDESEVRGECESDDGERADEGDEDLDAEPGDKRRHSKDSTEGAAKKQKQ; this is encoded by the exons ATGGCCGGGCCACGAGTCATTTATTGGTTCCGGACGGATCTGCGCCTGCATGACTCCCCTGCTTTACAGGCCGCTCTCGACTTGGAGCCTGCCGTCTTGTGGCCCATATTCACATGGGACCCTCACTACGTGTATCGCGCCAGGGGCGGGCTCAATCGATGGCAGTTCCT TTTGGACTGTCAAAATGACCTCTCGCGGTCACTGACGCGGCTCAATCCCAAGTCCAAGCTGTTTGTTCTGCGTGAGGGTCCGCAGACATTGCTCCCTAAGCTATTCAAAGCATGGAAAGTCACGCACCTCGTCTTTGAAAAGGATACCGACGCCTATGCGCGTGAGCGTgaccaggccgtcgtcgaggcggccgagaaaGCGGGCGTCAAGGTAGTGATGCGCTCGGGCAGGACGCTCTGGGACAGCGATGAGATCGTTGCCAACCACGATGGCAAGCCCACAATGTCCATGTCGCAGCTCCAGGCCGCGGCAAAGAAAATTGGAAGCGTCCCGCGTCCCGTCCCTCCTCCGAAACGCCTGCCTGACCCGGGCGAGATGCCTGTGGATTTTGAGCAAGACCAGCCAGACACTGACCCCGACTTCAACGCAACTCGTCGCACCGAGAACGACACAGGCTACAGCAAGATTGCAGGCCCCAAAGGAGACTTTGCGATTGAGACTATGGAAGAGCTGGGCTTTCCGCCCGCGACTACGCCTcacaagggcggcgagggcgtggcgctgaagcgcctcgacgccattgTCAAGGATACCAAGTACACGGCGACATTTGAGAAGCCAAAAACCAGCCCTGCCCAGTTCGAGCCCCAGTCCACCACCCTCTTGTCACCATTCCTTCATTTTGGAGCACTATCGGTGCGGGAGTTCTATTGGCGTGTGCAGGATGTCGTTGAGGAGTATGGCAagggcgcatcgtcgccacctGCCAGCCTTATCGGACAGCTGCTGTTCCGCGACATGTACTTTGCAGCACAGGCAACCATCGGGCAAGCTTTCGGGCAGACGGCCATGAACCCGCACTGCAGGTTCGTGCCATGGCACCTTGCGTCGAAGAGGGATCCCGACACGGGAATCATCACCGGAGAGTACCATGTTGACTCAAAAGAGGCAGACACTTGGTTCAAGAGATGGCGAGCTGGTGTAACGGGCTTCCCCTGGATCGACGCCCTCATGCGCCAGCTTTGCGAGGAGGGCTGGATTCACCATCTCGGCCGGCACTCGGTTGCCTGCTTCCTCACCAGGGGCGGTTGCTATGTCGACTGGGAGCGCGGAGCCGAAGTGTTTGAAGAGTGGCTTCTCGACCACGAGCCAGCCTGCAACATTGGCAACTGGCAGTGGCTCTCCTGCACTGCCTTCTTCTCACAGTACTACCGCTGCTATAGCCCCATATCCTTTGGGCAAAAGTGGGACAAGAACGGCGACTTCATCCGCCGCTGGGTgccggagctcaaggacctcgacgccaagTACATATACGAGCCGTGGAAGGCGCCCATCCAGGACcagaagaaggcgggcgtgcgcgtgacgggcgacgggctgTCCTCAAACGACAAAGGCACGTACCCGAAACCCATGTTCGACTTTTCCCACCGCCGCAACGTGTGCCTCTCTGCAATGAAGACGGCGTATGATGTTGGACTGCATGGGAACGATGAGAAAGTTCTGGATGGTACGTGGAGGGAGCTGTTTCCCTCCCCAGACGAGTCCGAGGTTCGCGGTGAGTGTGAAAGCGACGATGGTGAGAGGGcggatgagggcgacgaagaccTCGATGCGGAGCCGGGGGACAAGCGGCGCCACAGCAAGGACAGCACCGAGGGCGCGGCaaagaagcagaagcagtaG
- a CDS encoding uncharacterized protein (COG:L~COG:T~EggNog:ENOG503NVGR) — protein MRSGRTLWDSDEIVANHDGKPTMSMSQLQAAAKKIGSVPRPVPPPKRLPDPGEMPVDFEQDQPDTDPDFNATRRTENDTGYSKIAGPKGDFAIETMEELGFPPATTPHKGGEGVALKRLDAIVKDTKYTATFEKPKTSPAQFEPQSTTLLSPFLHFGALSVREFYWRVQDVVEEYGKGASSPPASLIGQLLFRDMYFAAQATIGQAFGQTAMNPHCRFVPWHLASKRDPDTGIITGEYHVDSKEADTWFKRWRAGVTGFPWIDALMRQLCEEGWIHHLGRHSVACFLTRGGCYVDWERGAEVFEEWLLDHEPACNIGNWQWLSCTAFFSQYYRCYSPISFGQKWDKNGDFIRRWVPELKDLDAKYIYEPWKAPIQDQKKAGVRVTGDGLSSNDKGTYPKPMFDFSHRRNVCLSAMKTAYDVGLHGNDEKVLDGTWRELFPSPDESEVRGECESDDGERADEGDEDLDAEPGDKRRHSKDSTEGAAKKQKQ, from the coding sequence ATGCGCTCGGGCAGGACGCTCTGGGACAGCGATGAGATCGTTGCCAACCACGATGGCAAGCCCACAATGTCCATGTCGCAGCTCCAGGCCGCGGCAAAGAAAATTGGAAGCGTCCCGCGTCCCGTCCCTCCTCCGAAACGCCTGCCTGACCCGGGCGAGATGCCTGTGGATTTTGAGCAAGACCAGCCAGACACTGACCCCGACTTCAACGCAACTCGTCGCACCGAGAACGACACAGGCTACAGCAAGATTGCAGGCCCCAAAGGAGACTTTGCGATTGAGACTATGGAAGAGCTGGGCTTTCCGCCCGCGACTACGCCTcacaagggcggcgagggcgtggcgctgaagcgcctcgacgccattgTCAAGGATACCAAGTACACGGCGACATTTGAGAAGCCAAAAACCAGCCCTGCCCAGTTCGAGCCCCAGTCCACCACCCTCTTGTCACCATTCCTTCATTTTGGAGCACTATCGGTGCGGGAGTTCTATTGGCGTGTGCAGGATGTCGTTGAGGAGTATGGCAagggcgcatcgtcgccacctGCCAGCCTTATCGGACAGCTGCTGTTCCGCGACATGTACTTTGCAGCACAGGCAACCATCGGGCAAGCTTTCGGGCAGACGGCCATGAACCCGCACTGCAGGTTCGTGCCATGGCACCTTGCGTCGAAGAGGGATCCCGACACGGGAATCATCACCGGAGAGTACCATGTTGACTCAAAAGAGGCAGACACTTGGTTCAAGAGATGGCGAGCTGGTGTAACGGGCTTCCCCTGGATCGACGCCCTCATGCGCCAGCTTTGCGAGGAGGGCTGGATTCACCATCTCGGCCGGCACTCGGTTGCCTGCTTCCTCACCAGGGGCGGTTGCTATGTCGACTGGGAGCGCGGAGCCGAAGTGTTTGAAGAGTGGCTTCTCGACCACGAGCCAGCCTGCAACATTGGCAACTGGCAGTGGCTCTCCTGCACTGCCTTCTTCTCACAGTACTACCGCTGCTATAGCCCCATATCCTTTGGGCAAAAGTGGGACAAGAACGGCGACTTCATCCGCCGCTGGGTgccggagctcaaggacctcgacgccaagTACATATACGAGCCGTGGAAGGCGCCCATCCAGGACcagaagaaggcgggcgtgcgcgtgacgggcgacgggctgTCCTCAAACGACAAAGGCACGTACCCGAAACCCATGTTCGACTTTTCCCACCGCCGCAACGTGTGCCTCTCTGCAATGAAGACGGCGTATGATGTTGGACTGCATGGGAACGATGAGAAAGTTCTGGATGGTACGTGGAGGGAGCTGTTTCCCTCCCCAGACGAGTCCGAGGTTCGCGGTGAGTGTGAAAGCGACGATGGTGAGAGGGcggatgagggcgacgaagaccTCGATGCGGAGCCGGGGGACAAGCGGCGCCACAGCAAGGACAGCACCGAGGGCGCGGCaaagaagcagaagcagtaG
- a CDS encoding uncharacterized protein (EggNog:ENOG503P3SI~TransMembrane:4 (i7-29o44-68i80-104o124-148i)), with the protein MARNNSLFILSGTLAVLLTIIGVGLQIAVSVRLDHEQRPIPKRAAAVAATFEFVVLAVLVWLGVSRLFWPNKTLSGRRLIIALASQVGSCTLGAAASAASLASLSNSAAGDAANAELAAWESSMLAGSGVILALAIISQLSFLVVHFVSSRGPLSGSSSDADAESHRNPNTRVKGIRYSQTSPTGTKQAPDEVYVERKSSSPSTATKSTRGTIRSTVSHAIRPSSSTKRLLSLREKSRLASPESAPRRRSADNSFDSWDTSSVDTHNRQVVLEMSSPTIKAPGGLETIPASPTAAYMLDGQEAPLEPPPTLRRSRSYSASTLSQMEEARNSDSSELHIHPLFRSDSPTPPPLAMPGTSVVAAPQAGQVITRRESRQSLKRMRSSSLQTGRSPLSRQTSLENARLGRQSALPEEVEAANPGRKMTPPVPEWLLNPGMQASLPVTAGGGEAER; encoded by the coding sequence ATGGCTCGCAACAACAGTCTTTTCATCTTGAGCGGCACCTTGGCGGTGCTGCTTACCATCATTGGCGTTGGTCTCCAAATCGCCGTTAGCGTTCGCCTCGACCACGAACAGAGGCCCATACCAAAgagagcggcagcggtagcCGCCACGTTCGAATTCGTCGTTCTGGCTGTACTTGTATGGTTAGGGGTATCTCGACTCTTCTGGCCGAACAAGACTCTTTCCGGTCGACGTCTCATCATTGCCCTCGCCAGCCAAGTTGGCTCCTGTACCctaggcgccgccgcatcagcCGCGTCTCTGGCTTCCCTTAGCAACTCGGCTGCTGGGGATGCCGCCAATGCAGAACTTGCAGCATGGGAGAGCAGCATGTTGGCTGGCTCCGGTGTGATCCTGGCACTTGCAATCATCTCTCAGTTGTCGTTCCTGGTCGTGCATTTCGTCTCGTCTAGAGGACCCCTGTCCGGGAGCTCGTCGGATGCAGACGCAGAAAGCCACAGGAACCCCAACACCAGGGTCAAAGGCATTCGGTATAGCCAAACTAGTCCAACCGGCACCAAGCAGGCGCCGGACGAGGTTTACGTTGAGCGCAAaagctcatcaccatccaCGGCGACTAAGTCGACGAGAGGTACCATTCGGTCAACCGTCTCTCATGCCATCCGccccagctcgtcgaccaaGAGGCTGCTGTCTTTGAGAGAGAAGAGCCGCCTGGCATCACCGGAGTCGGCCCCCCGTAGGCGCAGCGCCGACAACTCCTTCGACTCCTGGGACACGTCCTCGGTGGACACACACAATCGCCAAGTCGTGTTGGAGATGTCGTCTCCAACGATCAAGGCGCCTGGCGGCCTTGAGACGATCCCTGCTAGTCCGACGGCGGCCTACATGCTGGACGGCCAGGAGGCACCTTTGGAGCCGCCCCCGACTCTGCGCCGAAGCAGAAGCTACAGCGCCTCAACTCTTTCGCAGATGGAAGAAGCACGCAACAGTGACTCGAGCGAATTGCACATCCACCCACTTTTCCGGTCCgactcgcccacgcccccgCCCCTGGCCATGCCTGGGACCTCAGTCGTGGCGGCACCtcaggcagggcaggtgaTTACTCGGAGAGAGAGCAGGCAGTCGCTGAAGCGcatgcgcagcagcagcctgcagACGGGCCGCAGCCCGTTGAGTCGCCAGACAAGCCTCGAGAACGCCAGGTTGGGGAGACAAAGCGCATTGCCCGAGGAAGTCGAAGCGGCCAACCCTGGAAGAAAGATGACGCCTCCAGTTCCGGAGTGGCTGTTGAACCCTGGCATGCAAGCGAGCCTGCCGGtgacggccggcggcggcgaggccgaaaGGTGA
- the RAD23 gene encoding UV excision repair protein rad23 (BUSCO:EOG09264CST~COG:L~EggNog:ENOG503NWKD): protein MKVTFRDLKQQKFTLEVEPSDLVSAVKEKISQEKGWDPKHQKLIYSGKILKDEETVQSYNIEEKGFVVCMVNKPKEKPAPPAPAAAPAPVAAESSEAAPVTPAQSSSTRPAYMATPPPIRAVVHDSPPASGGDSSGLAMGAERAEAIASMEAMGFERSQIEAAMRAAFNNPDRAVEYLLNGIPDNIQQEQQQRRAAAPTAGDAPAQTAPAHGGHDDDGSVNLFDLAAQQGGGGATRGSGGNSAAAAAAAAAATANQGGDLGNLDFLRHNAQFQQLRQVVQQQPQMLEPILQQLGAGNPQLAQLIASNPDQFLQLLGEDAEDDVPLPPGAQAVSVTEEERDAIERLCRLGFDRDQAIQAYFACDKNEELAANFLFDQPEDDEPPTN, encoded by the exons ATGAAGGTCACCTTCAGA GACTTGAAGCAGCAAAAGTTCaccctcgaggtcgagcccTCCGATCTG GTCTCTGCCGTCAAGGAAAAGATCTCGCAAGAGAAGGGCTGGGACCCAAAGCACCAGAAGCTCATCTACTCCG GCAAAATCTTGAAGGATGAGGAGACCGTTCAGTCCTACAACATCGAGGAGAAGGGCTTTGTGGTGTGCATGGTGAACAAG CCCAAGGAGAAGCCTGCCCCTCcagcccccgccgctgctcccgctcctgtcgccgccgagtccTCTGAAGCGGCCCCCGTAACTCCCGCCCAGTCCTCTTCCACGAGACCTGCTTATATGGCCACGCCTCCCCCAATACGCGCTGTCGTTCACGATAGCCCCCctgccagcggcggcgattcCTCTGGCCTGGCTATGGGTGCAGAGCGTGCGGAGGCCATCGCGAGCATGGAGGCGATGGGATTCGAGAGAAGCCAGATCGAGGCGGCTATGCGCGCTGCCTTCAACAACCCCGACCGTGCTGTGGAGTATCTGCTGAAC GGAATTCCCGATAATATCcagcaagagcagcagcagcggcgcgctgccgctcccaCTGCTGGCGATGCACCTGCGCAGACCGCACCTGCCCACGGCGgtcacgatgacgacggaaGTGTCAACCTGTTCGATCTGGCGGCCCaacagggcggcggtggtgcaaCCCGAGGTAGCGGAGGCAactctgcggcggcagctgccgccgccgccgccgccacagcaaATCAGGGTGGAGATCTTGGTAACTTGGATTTCCTCAGGCACAATGCACAGTTTcagcagctgcgccaggTTGTccaacagcagccgcagaTGCTCGAGCCTATTCTGCAacagctcggcgccggaAACCCCCAGCTGGCCCAGCTGATTGCGTCCAATCCGGACCAAttcctgcagctgctgggTGAGGATGCGGAGGACGACGTTCCCCTGCCTCCTGGCGCGCAGGCTGTCTCGGTCACAGAGGAAGAGCGTGATGCGATTGAGCGG TTATGTCGGCTCGGCTTTGACCGCGACCAGGCAATCCAGGCCTACTTTGCCTGCGACAAGAACGAGGAACTGGCCGCCAACTTTCTTTTTGACCAGCCGGAGGACGATGAGCCGCCCACCAACTAA